Proteins encoded in a region of the Mycolicibacterium chitae genome:
- a CDS encoding cytochrome c oxidase assembly protein — translation MTSSVTGQRTAVWPVLLGVGLLAGGTAAGLAALSLADALTATGLPDPGPVTTLGLPFVRAAGEIAATLAVGCFLFATFFVPPQANGVLDVGGYRALRTGTVAAGVWAVCAALLVPLTVSDVSGQPMLDHLNLMDVWSAASLIDTADAWRWTAFLAAGVTLASIPVLRWSWTPVLFLASLVTLIPLGLTGHSAAGGSHDVGTNSLLIHLVAAALWAGGLFALLAHALRGGEHGALAARRFSAVALWCFVAMAASGVINALIRVRPADLIDTTYGALVGAKLLALCLLGFFGWRQRRSGLVALDADPNARGPLIRLALTEAVILGLTFGVAVALGRTPPPPPRVLNPSIPEVEIGYNLDGPPTLARVLFDWRFDMIFGTAAIVFALVYVAGVWRLRKRGDAWPTGRLVAWLLGCAVLLFATSSGLGRYMPAMFSMHMGAHMMMSMLVPILLALGGPVTLALRALPVAGRGQPPGMREWLLAALHSRVSKFFTNPIIATALFVAGFYGLYFGGIFDSAASDHAGHVAMNFHFLATGYLFYWCVIGVDPTPRPMQPLAKLAMVFGSLPLHAFFGVVLMGMNTVLAEPFYRSLQLPWHTDLLGDQKLGGGIAWAAGEVPLVIVMMALLIQWSRSDRRTAKRLDRAADRDDDADLAAYNNMLAELARREKQGR, via the coding sequence GTGACCTCCTCAGTTACCGGACAGCGCACCGCGGTGTGGCCGGTGCTGCTCGGGGTGGGCCTGCTGGCCGGCGGCACGGCCGCCGGGCTGGCCGCGCTGTCGCTCGCCGACGCGCTGACCGCCACCGGCCTGCCCGATCCGGGCCCGGTGACCACGCTCGGTCTGCCGTTCGTGCGGGCCGCCGGCGAGATCGCCGCGACCCTGGCCGTCGGGTGCTTCCTGTTCGCGACGTTCTTCGTCCCGCCGCAAGCCAACGGGGTGCTCGACGTCGGGGGATACCGCGCGCTGCGGACCGGCACCGTCGCCGCCGGCGTGTGGGCGGTGTGCGCGGCGCTGCTGGTGCCGCTGACGGTGTCCGACGTGTCCGGCCAGCCGATGCTCGACCACCTCAACCTGATGGACGTGTGGTCGGCGGCGAGCCTGATCGACACCGCCGACGCGTGGCGCTGGACGGCGTTCCTGGCGGCCGGGGTGACGCTGGCCAGCATTCCCGTGCTGCGCTGGTCGTGGACCCCGGTGCTGTTCTTGGCCTCGCTGGTGACGCTGATCCCGCTCGGGTTGACCGGGCATTCGGCCGCCGGCGGCTCCCATGACGTGGGCACCAACAGCCTGTTGATCCACCTGGTGGCCGCGGCGCTGTGGGCCGGTGGACTGTTCGCCCTGCTGGCCCATGCGCTGCGCGGCGGCGAGCACGGCGCGCTGGCCGCCCGGCGGTTCTCCGCGGTGGCGCTGTGGTGCTTCGTGGCGATGGCCGCCTCAGGTGTGATCAACGCGCTGATCCGGGTGCGCCCCGCCGACCTGATCGACACCACCTACGGCGCGCTCGTCGGCGCAAAACTGCTGGCGCTGTGCCTGCTCGGGTTCTTCGGCTGGCGGCAGCGCCGATCCGGTCTGGTGGCGCTGGATGCCGACCCGAACGCGCGCGGGCCGCTGATCCGGCTGGCGCTGACCGAGGCCGTCATCCTCGGGCTCACCTTCGGGGTGGCGGTGGCGCTGGGCCGCACCCCGCCGCCCCCGCCGCGGGTGCTCAACCCGTCGATCCCGGAAGTGGAGATCGGCTACAACCTGGACGGCCCGCCGACGCTGGCCCGGGTGCTGTTCGACTGGCGGTTCGACATGATCTTCGGCACCGCGGCGATCGTGTTCGCGCTGGTCTACGTGGCCGGGGTGTGGCGGCTGCGCAAGCGCGGCGACGCCTGGCCGACCGGACGACTGGTGGCCTGGCTGTTGGGTTGCGCGGTGCTGCTGTTCGCCACCTCCTCGGGGCTGGGCCGCTACATGCCGGCGATGTTCAGCATGCACATGGGCGCGCACATGATGATGTCGATGCTGGTGCCGATCCTGCTGGCCCTCGGCGGACCGGTGACCCTGGCGCTGCGGGCGCTGCCGGTCGCCGGGCGCGGACAACCGCCCGGCATGCGGGAATGGCTGCTGGCCGCGTTGCACAGCCGGGTATCGAAGTTCTTCACGAACCCGATCATCGCCACGGCGCTGTTCGTCGCCGGTTTCTACGGGCTGTACTTCGGCGGCATCTTCGACTCGGCCGCCAGCGACCACGCCGGCCACGTGGCGATGAACTTCCACTTCCTGGCCACCGGCTACCTGTTCTACTGGTGCGTCATCGGCGTCGATCCGACGCCGCGACCGATGCAGCCGCTGGCCAAGCTCGCGATGGTCTTCGGGTCGCTGCCGCTGCACGCCTTCTTCGGTGTGGTGCTGATGGGGATGAACACCGTCCTCGCGGAGCCCTTCTACCGGTCGCTGCAACTGCCGTGGCACACCGATCTTTTGGGCGATCAGAAGCTCGGCGGAGGCATCGCCTGGGCGGCCGGCGAGGTGCCCCTGGTCATTGTCATGATGGCCTTGTTGATCCAGTGGTCGCGCAGCGACCGGCGCACCGCCAAACGGCTGGACCGCGCCGCCGACCGCGACGACGACGCCGACCTGGCCGCCTACAACAACATGCTCGCCGAGTTGGCGCGCCGGGAGAAGCAGGGGCGTTAG